A window of Panicum virgatum strain AP13 chromosome 8K, P.virgatum_v5, whole genome shotgun sequence contains these coding sequences:
- the LOC120644640 gene encoding adagio-like protein 3 isoform X2 — protein MNCVHSNLSFSRFLQFRDPRAQRRHPLVDPMIVSEIRRCLNEGIEFQGELLNFRKDGAPLYNRLRLIPMHGDDGSVTHVIGIQLFSEANIDLSNISYPVYKQQSNHRPSIQDLNSASHEHTPKIQSSDYCGILQLSDEVLAHNILSRLSPRDVASIGSVCTRMHELTKNDHLRKMVCQNAWGRDVTVRLEMSTKMLRWGRLARELTTLEAASWRKFTVGGRVEPSRCNFSACAVGNRLVLFGGEGVNMQPMDDTFVLNLEAARPEWRRVKVSASPPGRWGHTLSWLNGSWLVVFGGCGQQGLLNDVFVLDLDAQQPTWREVASEGPPLPRSWHSSCTLDGSKLVVSDGCTESGVLLSDTFLFDLTKEKPAWREIPTSWSPPSRLGHTMSVYGATKLFMYGGLAKSGSLRLRSSDAYTMDVGEDSPQWRQLATTGFPNVSPPPRLDHVSVSLPCGRIIIFGGSIAGLHSPAQLFLIDPAEEKPTWRILNVPGQPPKFAWGHSTCVVGGTRVLVMGGHTGEEWILNELHELCLASRPDEDE, from the coding sequence ATGAACTGTGTTCACTCAAACTTGTCTTTCAGCCGTTTCCTGCAATTTCGGGATCCACGTGCGCAAAGGCGGCATCCCCTTGTTGATCCCATGATTGTTTCAGAGATTCGGCGATGTCTCAATGAGGGGATTGAATTCCAAGGCGAGCTGCTCAATTTCCGGAAGGATGGTGCTCCACTATACAACAGATTAAGGCTCATTCCTATGCATGGGGATGATGGCTCTGTGACACATGTTATTGGGATCCAGCTATTCTCTGAGGCAAACATTGATCTCAGCAACATATCATATCCAGTGTATAAACAACAGTCTAACCACAGGCCTAGCATTCAAGATCTGAACTCAGCTTCTCATGAACATACTCCAAAAATCCAGAGTTCAGACTACTGTGGTATCCTCCAATTGTCAGACGAAGTTCTTGCACACAACATTTTATCTCGCCTGTCGCCAAGAGATGTCGCATCGATTGGATCAGTCTGTACCAGAATGCATGAACTAACCAAGAATGATCACCTGAGGAAGATGGTCTGCCAGAATGCTTGGGGAAGAGATGTCACTGTCAGGCTTGAGATGAGCACCAAGATGTTAAGATGGGGTCGCCTTGCAAGAGAGCTAACAACCCTTGAGGCTGCCTCATGGAGAAAGTTCACTGTTGGAGGACGCGTGGAGCCTTCCCGTTGCAACTTCAGTGCATGTGCTGTTGGTAATCGCCTTGTCCTTTTTGGAGGGGAGGGAGTCAACATGCAGCCTATGGATGACACGTTTGTGCTTAACTTGGAGGCTGCAAGGCCAGAATGGCGCCGTGTCAAGGTCTCTGCCTCCCCACCCGGCCGGTGGGGGCACACTCTATCATGGCTGAATGGGTCATGGCTGGTAGTATTTGGAGGCTGTGGACAGCAAGGTTTGCTCAACGATGTCTTTGTCCTTGATCTTGATGCTCAGCAGCCTACATGGAGGGAGGTTGCGAGTGAGGGTCCTCCACTGCCACGGTCTTGGCACAGCTCATGCACTTTGGATGGTTCAAAGCTCGTTGTTTCAGATGGGTGCACTGAATCCGGAGTTCTTCTCAGCGACACCTTCCTCTTTGACCTCACAAAGGAAAAACCAGCTTGGAGGGAGATTCCTACATCCTGGTCTCCACCATCCCGCCTTGGTCACACCATGTCTGTCTATGGTGCAACCAAACTATTCATGTATGGTGGACTGGCAAAGAGCGGTTCTCTCCGGCTGCGCTCCAGTGACGCCTACACAATGGATGTCGGTGAAGACAGTCCCCAATGGAGGCAGCTGGCAACAACTGGCTTCCCAAATGTCAGTCCACCGCCAAGGCTTGATCATGTCTCTGTGAGCCTACCATGTGGGAGAATCATCATATTTGGCGGCTCGATTGCTGGCCTGCACTCCCCAGCGCAGCTGTTCCTGATCGACCCTGCTGAGGAGAAGCCGACATGGAGGATACTGAACGTCCCTGGGCAGCCACCGAAGTTTGCCTGGGGACACAGCACATGTGTAGTGGGTGGCACAAGAGTTCTGGTCATGGGAGGCCACACCGGGGAGGAGTGGATCCTGAATGAGCTCCATGAGCTTTGCCTTGCAAGCAGGCCCGATGAAGACGAGTGA